Within the Microcebus murinus isolate Inina chromosome 16, M.murinus_Inina_mat1.0, whole genome shotgun sequence genome, the region ACCCCCCAGTAAGTAGAAGGTTCAGAATTAAAACCCTTGCTTTCTGCTTTCCAGCTCATTCTCTTTCTATACACAAAGCCATAAGGCCCAGGTGCTGAGACAGTCTGGAAACAACTTCCGAAGAACAGAATGCCACTCGCATCTCCTCCAGTGGGCTGTGGCCCCTGTTCTCCAAAGGGTTAACAGCAGAGTCTACATAATTTGGATACTTTGTAAACATCGTGCCAATGTTACCTATCCCAGACTTGTGCCTTTTTCATGCTGACTCTTCCTTTATCTCATACGATTTTAGGTTCCATTTCTTTAAAGGAAATCAGTTAATAAGTAATCACATGTTAAGGAAGCCCTCACCCTTAAATTTAGTGTAAGAGTAGGGTCTTCGGAAGTAGATGCGCCCGGATGATACAAGCGCATTACATTTCTTGTGCaggcaaacctctctgctaatgataatctgtatttgaagGAATCTGAAGATGCTTTCCTGATCCACAGAGGACACGGTATAAATCTGCAGTAGCCAACTCCCGGGCTGTGAACTGGTGCCAGTCGGTGGCCTGTTAGAAACCTGGCTGCACGGCAGGAGgggagtggcaggtgagcaagcaaagcttcgtCCGTATTTGCAGcccgcctcctgtcaggtcagtggcagcattagattctttcttataggagtgtgaaccctactgtaaactgctcaTGCGAGGGGGCTCAGTTGCCTGCTCCCTTTGAGAATCTACTGCCTAATGATctaggtggagctgaggcggtgatgctagctctggggagcggcggcaaacacagattatcattagcagggaggtttgactgcaccataaatgtaatgtgcttggatcatcctgaaaccatcttcCCCACGCCTCCCCCATCTGTgaaaaaaattgtctcccatgaaaccggTCCtcggtgccaaaaaggttggggatcgctTAGTGTAAATCACTTCTGGCAATGCCCTGCGCTTAGCCCTGGGTAAATCACGCCTTTAATGTGCTCCATGATAGAACTGGTCAAAGCCACTCAGAGCTGCTGAGAGCAGCTCAGAGGATTTTCTACAGCAGCAGGTGATAGGGAGCTCTCAGGGACAGCTGTCATTGCTGCCCAGAGCCAAGTCTCCCCTTGATGCATGGCTATTTGCAGGAGAAACTGCGTCCCCCTGACCTATGGGACAGAGGCTCTGAGGTTAGTTCAAGGTAGCAAGTGCCTGCAAGCCTGAGCAGTGTGGAGGTGAAGGAAACTTGCCTGGGAAGGTTTGCTGAAATaccaactcacaataaggcaggttaataagagaaagagatttactTACCTTGCACGTGGGGAGAATCACAGATTGgttacccaatatcccaatggggGCCATATATttatatgacctcattttagAGAGGAGGGGAAATGAGGAATACAAataattctgttgaggggcaacAAATGgttactgggggggggggttgtatAGACACTTGGGAGAATGAAGGGATGGAGGaccagattgacttgtaaatgattctctttgcaaattaaattaacctgagagataggtatcatatttaaaatgatttgggccaggtctggttgcatccttgatcttctttcctgcaatatattgagataacagggagaggaagggaaattaattgttctttttgatgggccCTGGCTGGTTTATGCAGACAGAGGGAGAACCCCTTCCAATGCCTGtggatctctaagggcctttaattcaaaatactctttataccaaggagtcatattttggggtgaaatttcctgagctccttcggTGGCACATCTGAAGTAGGAGAGAGGAGGCAAAGGATTCAAGTCGCTAACAAAGGAGCTGCTCCTCTCGGCTTGGGGGTGCTGTCCCGGCCCTGGCTCACGCTGTCATCACTGCCTGGAAACTCCACAGCCCTCCCGGCAGCTGGGCCCAGCTGGGCCTGTGCTGGGTCCTTTCCTCACCTGGAGGAAAAGGCCCCTTGGATCCAGCTCGGGCTCCACACCGCTCCTGACAACGTGCCGGGGAGCGGTGTGGGCCTGACGCCAGGCATGCCATCAGCAGAGCAGAAGCAGGCCCCAGGGTGCACGTCCTACAGCACAGCGGCTGGCCGGCCGGCTGGAAAGAATCTTCTCAACAAACTTCACTTTCCAGCACTTGTGCTCAGCGTGCGTGTTTCTCTGGGTCTCCTCTCCTGGTGGAGAAAGGTAGTGGATAATTCCACCTTTGGGTGCAAATTTAGTGTCCTGGGAGAGACAGGGGTACCCAGCTGCCCTGGGGCCCCCGGCTGCTCCTCCCCCATCTCTGGCTTCCTGCCCCTCTGAGCAGAGGGGTCTGTTTTTGGCTCTCCTGACATTTCTCCTGACTCTTTTTCCAGGCCTCCTGGAGGCACAGTAATAGCTGTACACTGTGGTCCCcaggctgcctgcctgtctgtccctCTATCTAACTAAGGGCTATATCCATGCACTTTGGAAGTACCTGGGAGGCTTCAAAATATGTGGATGCCTGGGCCCTCTCCGTGCTAATGAACTCACAGTCTCTGAGGACGACAGGCCCAGGCCTCAGTGTCTGTGCagcttccaggtgattccaacaTGCAGCCTGGCCTGCAAACCCCATGTGCAGAGGGGGCCTGGCACTCAGGGAAGTGAGTTTCCGGAAGCTGGGGCTGGGCCAGTTCCATGTCCTATGCACTAGGGCAGGACTGGACCTCCTCTTCTGTTGTCACAATCCAACAACTAGCACGTTCCGGGAAAGACACTCTGACAAACGGGATACGCTGTTTAACATCAGCATATTAAGGGGCAAAAGCAGGTGCACACAGGAGATTCGAACAAGTACCAGAGCCTTGGCTTGGGGCGTTAATAATAAGAAACACATGTAGAGCTCACCAGTGCCAGACGCTGTTCTAACTGCTTCCTGTCTGTCAACTGTACAACAGCCCACCTGTGATGGAGCTAGGATTAATACCATTTTACAGGGcaggaaggcacagagaggttaagtgacttgcccaaggccacacagcaggtatGCAGTGAAGCCAGGATTCACACCAAAGCAGTCCCAGCATGCTACACTGCCTCCAGATTCAGaactcacccccccccccacctcacACTGCCAGCAGAATCAAACTCCAACTAACTCAGCCTCATGATTTTTCTCTTGACTTTAGGAAAGAATTCTCATATCAGACCTGAATCTCCTAATCTCCCATTCTCCACCTTCAGGAGAATCTGTCATTGGGATGGGGCTCTGCTGAGAAAGGGGCCTCTTGGTATCAACAcaactttgttttccttattgTACAATTTTTAGCACCTAAGATGCCCTCCCCAATCCCTGAACCCCACATCTGACATGGGCTCAGAGTTCGAGGCTTAGTGGAATTTGAGGGTGAAGTAGAAATGCCGGATGGGGGGTCAGGAAAAGGGTCATATTCCCTACAGCCCTGTGTACCCCCTATCACTTCGGGAGGGGCCAAACACCCTGTCACTTTGGGAAGGGCCAAACACCCGTGTGCTTGATTGATCCATGTCTCAAATTCTTCTCTAATTCCTTCCTGAACACACAAGTCTCGGGAGGATGTGTTGTAAACAGAGTGGTCCCCACTCTCCTTGGACACAAAGGACATTTCAGAGCAACCCCCAGCAGCTCCTGGGGTTATGGGTGAAATGCACACCTCGTGTTCACCATTGCAAAACTCTAGtccagaaaatgttttgaaaatagaagCATCAACCCCTTGGAAGTTAACTTGGTGCctacttttcaaatctttttcttctgattaaaaattataatatattcataaaaaccACTTAATgtagtaataaataaattaaaatggaaagtcTGCATGATTAGAGAATCCATTTGTCCTGGTTTGGCTGGAATAGCCAGGGTTACCCGTGCTGCTCCAGGCGGGGGGGTGACTGCTAGAGCCTCCTTTTGCTCTCCAAAGGAGCTGGTTGAGCACAGCCATCACCAAGGTGTGAGCTGGGGACAGAATAAGGGTCAGGCTATCACCGAAGCTTGCTCGGTTCTGGTCATTTGGACAAAGTGGGGACAGCATTCACACTTTTCCCACGTGTCAGGATTGCTTTAAATACAAGTTAGATGTGAAAAGACTGTAAATTGAAACCTACGTACAgctaacaacaaaaacaaaaacagtcatCCAGGATGGACCATGAATGGCCCACATCACCCCTTCCCCTTTGCCCTTTGCCCTCATGTCCTGCGGTATGGGAGCAGGGGACCTCCTTTTAGTCTCATCATTCAGATTCTACCTTTAAAGCCACCCTTAGAAGTGTCAAAAAAGAAATGACCGGGCGAACTGACCACAGGGCTGCGTACTCTCCCAGTCTTTGCACGCATCCTGATGTggcagatcctcacagcaccTCACAAGGTAGTTACCCACTttccaaatggggaaactgaggcataaagagtTTGGAGATCTTGCCCAAAGCTGCATAAGAggtgaagctgggatttgaaccaggcGGCCTAGGCTCAAGGCCAGTAGTCTTATGCTAGGCTACACTGCAATGCTCCCTGCTCCGCCCAGAGCGTGTGCCTGAGCGCCTGGCATGTCCCGCTCTGCTCCCTGCGGCAGCAGCCTCGGCACAACACTAGCTCTTGCCTGCAATATTGCCCCAAAGGATTCCTTGTGCAGATCTCACAGACCTGGGCCCTCCACTGTTCTATGCCAGCAGCCAGGGAGCCAGACAGATCCATGTTCTGACCCTGACACCCGGCTTACCCGCACCCTCTGCATTTCCATGCTTCCATGACGGCCCCAGGCCTCCACTGGGCATGCAAGGCTCTCTCAAGCCTTTGCAGCCTCAGCACCTTCCTCTCCACACTCCCGGCAGGCACTCCACACTACAGACACCTctcgcccacctgggcctcctgtCCCAGGCCCCTGGCAGCACCTGCCCTGGAAGCCACCCTGCCTCTCACTGCCATAGCAGAACCCTGTTCTGTGTCTTCCCTGCAATCCCCTCCCACTCCTGCCCTTCTCCTACAATCCTAAGCACTTTGTCTTTGCTCTTCTGCCAGGTGGTGTGAAAGTCACAGGGGCCCAGTAGCTCTGTACACAGTGGGCTGTCATCTCACACTGAGGCAGACGACGCATTGCCTTGAATGCTGCTCCATGGCAGTGCTGGGCATGGGACAGAGTCTCCTGATTATcgtttgttgattgaatgaacaaataaatgagtgaCCTGTGCCCCCGCTCCCTGGGACTCCAGAAGTGCTGGTTTCGGATGTTCATGATATTACATCCATCAAGTTCATTAACATGAACTGCTTACCATGTCTGTCCAATAACCATGGAAGCAGAAGCACGTGTTTATCTTATTAAATCTAGCTTACTTTGCTTTtaggtgtgtgtacatgtgtgtgctaGGGGGTGGGCAGGATCAGGAAAACACTCTAAAGTAGAAATGGGGAAGATTCCAAAGCCTCACACTTTAGGCAGGACAACAGGAAATACCTTTTCAGGACAGGGAGGGGGCTGAGCATTGGgtgggcagagagaacagcagaaAAGAGGAGTCCAGCAAGATGGGACAGCTCCCAGCACCTCTGCCTTGGTCCCAGAGGAGGCTGTCTGCTAAGGGGCCGTTTAAGGGTCTCCCTAAGTCCAAGAGTAAAGGAAAAAGCCCCCAtactcctcctcccacccaaaTCTGAGGCTCCCCTTGTTCCCTTCCACTAAACACTGGCATCATCTAAAATGACAAAGGTGTCATCTTGCCCTTTCTGGGAGAAGGGTCTCTCCCTTAGGGACAATGATGTCAATGAGACCAGAGGAAAGGACAGACCAACTCAGAGAGTGCACATAAAGGGGTGGAGAAGTGCCAGGCCAAATATTCCCGAGGAGTCCGCTTGGGTGGCAGAAACTGGAGACCGGCTGTGTCAACTACGGAGCTGCACCAGCGCCGACCACGCCACACCCCCATCCCAAGCCTGGGCGAAGAGCAGGGGCAGCCTCCAACCCCTTTCTGGGAAAGGGCACCTGTGGTTGGCCTCAAGCATCCTTACGCTTCCCCCACCCCGAGCCACCCAGCCTGAGAACTGGACCCAGCCCAGGAGGGAGGCCACTTCCAAACTCGCCAGAGGCCTTTCTGGGGGCTGTGTTGAAGGTAGGAGGAGGCCACCGCCTCACAAAGGTGGGGTTAAAGCCAGCCGGGCCCCTAAAAGTCAGCGATACCTTGAGAATAATTTTCCAAGACAAACCGCCACTTCAGGACTTCCGCCGCACCCGGGACAGCTAGGGAGCCAGGGCTGGCTTGGGGGCTGCCTGCGGAGGTTCCGCCCCGTGAGCTCACAGTCCCTGgagttttgggggagggggaaacccAGGCAGGAACCTCAACGCTTCCCCGCTACCCCCTTAGGCAGGCACATTTCAGAGACCTGGGCTGGAGCCCCCACGTGGGTGACTGGCAGGGTCACAAAGTGCGGGTTCCCAGGCGTCCGGCTCTAGCACCTGCCACTGTCTTCTCACGTGGAGCCCGCGCACGGAGCGCCCAGGTTGGCTTTCTTCCGTGGCATCTCTACCTGCGCCTGCCCACCCCCATTCCCTGCAGCCACCACACCTCAACCCCTCGGAAAACTAAGTGAAAAGGCCCCAGATCCAATTGTCAGGgtcggtgggggagggggaaggtgcGGGAGAAGCAGGAAAAACTGGGGCCCCCTGACGGCCTGGAATTCAGCACCACACGGAGGGAGCCTCAGGTTCGCCTGTATAATGTGGGTCTAATGATGGGACAGGTCGTCGCGAGGATTGAAGGGGCGGGGGAGAGGATGGCCAGTGTGCGGCAATTGGCTCCGGGTGTTCCGGGTGGTCCGGGGCCAATCCCGGCCCCTCTTTACCCAAACGGAGGACTCGGAGACCCCCGACCCCGCGGCTGCAGTCCCAGGGAGCGGGGCAGGGGAGTGGACGCCTGGGGGCTGGAGAAGACAGGATCTGTGACCCTGGGTGGCGGAGCAGAGCGAAGCGGCCGGTCGGCTGGGGGCGGAGGGGGCGTGTCGCCGGGGCGGTGCCGCAGGGGGAGCGGGTGGCGTCTGcagcggggcgggggcggccgagGTGGGGAAACGGGTCGGAGGaccagggcggggcggggcgaggcgggGCACTGGCACCCCGGAGTGGGGGTACGGAGGGGCCCGGGCCGGTGTGAAGCAACAGGGACCCCGCGGCCGTGGGCGCGCGGCGCAGGGATTGGCTGCGCTCCCGGGCGCCCGCCACCCGCTATTTAGGCGGAGCAGGCTGAGAGCCACGCGTCTGCGCGCGACACCCCGCCCCACCGGCCGCCCGCGGTCTCTCGCGCTGCGCTCGCTCTGTGTCGCTCTGCCGCCGGGGCCCGGCACCCCCGGGCATGAGCGCCCCCGCGACGCTGCCCCctgagggagaggaggggctggagacGGCCTGGCCCCCCGCAGCCAACGCCAGCCAGGCTCCCGCAGAAGATGCGGTGGCGGCGGGGACAGGGGGCTCGGGGGCGGCGGGCATGGTCACCATCCAGTGTATCTACGCGCTGGTGTGCCTACTGGGCCTGGTGGGCAACGCCCTGGTCATCTTCGTGATCCTTCGCTACGCCAAGATGAAGACGGCCACCAACATCTACCTGCTCAACCTGGCCATCGCGGACGAGCTGTTCATGCTGAGCGTGCCGTTCGTGGCCTCGTCGGCCGCCCTGCGCCACTGGCCCTTCGGGCCGGTGCTGTGCCGCGCGGTGCTCAGCGTCGACGGCCTCAACATGTTCACCAGCGTCTTCTGCCTGACCGTGCTCAGCGTGGACCGCTACGTGGCCGTGGTGCACCCTCTGCGCGCGGCCACCTACCGGCGGCCCAGCGTGGCCAAGCTGATCAACCTGGGAGTGTGGCTGGCGTCCCTGCTGGTCACCCTGCCCATCGCCATCTTCGCAGACACCAGGCCGGCTCGCGGGGGCCAGGCTGTGGCCTGCAACCTGCACTGGCCGCACCCGGCATGGTCGGCGGTCTTCGTGGTTTATACTTTCCTGCTGGGCTTCCTGCTGCCGGTTCTGGCCATCGGCCTGTGCTACCTGCTCATCGTGGGCAAGATGCGGGCCGTGGCGCTGCGGGCTGGCTGGCAGCAGCGACGGCGCTCGGAGAAGAAGATCACTAGACTGGTGCTGATGGTCGTGGCCGTCTTTGTGCTCTGCTGGATGCCTTTCTACGTGGTGCAGCTGCTGAACCTCTTTGTGACCAGCCTTGATGCCACAGTCAACCACGTGTCCCTCATCCTCAGCTATGCCAACAGCTGCGCCAACCCCATTCTCTATGGCTTCCTCTCCGACAACTTCCGGCGTTCCTTCCAGCGGGTTCTCTGTCTGCGCTGCTGCCTCTTGGATGCTGCTGGCGGGGCGGAGGAAGAGCCCCTGGACTACTACGCCACTGCTCTCAAGAGCAGAGGTGGGGCAGGATGCATGTGCCCCCCGCTCCCCTGCCAGCAGGAGCCCGTGCCACCAGAACCCAGCCGCAAGCACATGCCCCTCACCAAGACCACCATCTTCTGAAGAGCCTTCACCACCCACCTGGCTTGGCCACCTCCTAAGGGGTGGGCACCACGTTACAGCCTAGCAGACTGCATCTCCCGGATGCTCATCTAAGGACTACGACCTGTCCCTACCAAAGCCTTCTCCTTCCAGCAGTCGATGTGCCATGGCCAAGAGCATCAGATCCCCTCTGCTGTTCTCCTCTGCACAGAGCTCCGGCTTTAGAAGGATGGCTCCATGGGGGTAGGACTGCTCTGGGTACTGGGCTAGAGTATTTATTAATCATTCCTGAACCTCTGGCTGATTTTCAAGGGGTGGGAAGCAGGAGGTGGCAAAAGAATGGCCACCTGCCTATGACTTGTTACAGTGACTGCTTGGGAACAGACTCCAGAGGGTGGAGGGGGGTAGTGCCCTCCCTCTCCGCAGACTCTCTGCCTTGTGGGGGGAGCACAGCATGCATAGAGagacaggggagggaggaagatgcCCCCAAGCTCACTCCCTTTGCATCTATTCCTGGGCTCTTGTTGCTAAGTGAGACTTATGTGCAACAGTCTGGGGCACTTTCTTTGTCACCCCACCAAGTCCAACACCTGCTCGCAATCACACGAGTCCCCCAGGTTTTCCTGGGCCAGAAGCAGTCTTCCTGTGAGTAGAAAAGATTTGGAGCGACATGACATGGAGTTTGTTGCAAGACATAAAACCAGGTCAGTAATAAAAAACAGTAGAGAGAATAAAATCTCATCTAGCTGCTATGATGTAATTTTTTGTCCCTGATTCTTTGTTATAGAAACATGAGACCTCATTAAAGCAGCGATTTATGCCGGTGGTGAGTGGGAGGGGAGCCGGGGTGGGGAAAGTAGACCAGAGAGTGTGGGGATGGAAACCAGCCCAGGTTTGGGATAGAAGAGGCAGCTCTgtcactttctattttaaaatatcaacattcatTAAAACATCAGCTGCATGTAGATAGTAACATGTAAGATGAACACAAAAGACCATAACTTTTTACCTAATATATAAACCAAATGGTAAACTagctgtctcaaaaggaaaaagtcAGCTTAAGAGGAGCCTGAGTTCCACTTTCTGCCAGAAGCAGAGGAGGAGGCTAAGGAGAAGCTCTCAACGCTTACATTGGCATCTGGGGTGAAAACCAGATGGGTCTAAACATGGATGGGATGCTGTTTGGCACCACCTGGCTTAGCATCGCAAAAGCTACTTCTGGGTTTGACTGACCTGACCCTGCTGGAGAAGATATGCCAAGGGTGTGGGTAGGGGGACACCATGGGGTGAGCCTCTCTGCTCTCCAGGGTGGTCAGCTTCTCAGCGCCCCCAGTGACCAGGCAGGAGGACTTGGAGAGAAAACACCCTGGACCTGTCAGCCTAGCAGGCGATGCCTGGCTCCTGGCCTTCTAGGACACATGAGAGCTGACGCAGGTAGGACCAATGGAGCAGGGCCAGCCCGAGAGGATGCTCCACTCCCACAGGTGGCCAGAGCCCAGGGTCAGCAGGATGAGGCCCTCCTCCGGGGTGCTGGtctggagacagagtttcatacAATGTGAGCAGCTGCTGGATGAGTGCTAAACACACAGGAGAGCTGAGTGCTGGTCCTATTATACTTAAAAAAGTTGCGTGACCCAGGAGAGGGACTGTCATCCCCCAGGTCCTCAGAGCTCTCCTGTAAAATCAGCAGGTCCTTCCAGCACTAGCACATGGCAGCTCCTATGCTTTTGTCCATACTGCTGTAGATGCCAACTTCCCCCTTACAACATGAAAAGGAAAGGCCTTGCCTCAACTGCCTTTGGTGTCTATAACCCATATAGCTATTAAACACTTGCCCCCTTCAGCCAGCAGAATGATCTGAGAGTGTTAATCCATGTTGATCCCATGTTCATCTTAGGGTCGGTGGGCATGCAGGTGTTTACAGTCCATAAAAATGGTCTACATCCATCTCTGACAGAATTGTGTAGCCAAGTCTGTATTGCATGCCAGAGACATGGCTGTGGCTTGGATGTTTCTAACTAAGGCACGGAACCCTTTGATCCCATAGCATGCATGCCCACACACACAGACGCCCACCTCCCCTAACTTACCAGCACCCACCAGAGTGACCTTGGACATCCAGAGTAAGTCAGCGCCCATGTGTGTGGGCCTTAGGTAAGGGCAACTTCTTGGAGGTTTTTAAGACTGAACTTGTGCCCCAGTGCCTGGGACCTGATGCATGTGGGTGAACTGAACTGCAAAGAACACCCAGGCTGACAGCAGCAAAGCAAAGTGGGGGTTCATGGCACTGGCAACGGTCCCTGATGGGCATGGGGTGCTGGGCCTTTGGGATCCTTTTGGGGATGGGGAtcccctcctcagtctcccagtgACTCATAGGGGCAAAGTCTCCAATAAGCAAGATGGAGTGCTGACCAGAAGCCTTGGCAACACTCATGTTCAGCTGCGCAGGTCAGCACAGAATAAATAAGacacattttactttaaaactgCAAACCTTTTTAACTTAGTTGATGATGGTTGAAGGAGAGGCAGTGTCAGGTGATAGAAAGAAAAgtccctgggaggcaggagacCTCAGCTTCAGCCGCCCCATGAGTAGTGATTTAATCTCTCTACGCCTCAGTTTTCCCCTTGAAATATGCACAAAGGGACGTTTTGACTTTTTAGTTAGTTCTTCCCAGCTGTAAACTCTGCTTTCTCAGAGAcactcctggagggcagggcccaCCCCATCACTAGTAAGAAATGAGCATGAACAGTGCCATCAACCCTGCAGCTATAAATCCCGCAAGGAGCGGGGGGATCCTGTCGGTTGTTCCGTTCTTCAGTTGTGGAGCTTTTGCAATTCTTGGAGCTCGACAGCTCAGCAGCAGCGAAGTATCCAGTATCCTGAGTGTCTGTCCAGGGTGTGTCTGGAGCCTGTCAGCAGTACAGCTGGCTTTGGTTGCCATTGACCCTGAGGTCTTTGTAAGAACCGGTTGCATAAAACCCTCCCTCCTCGTTCGTGTGCAGCAAGATTGCAGTAATTGAAGTCAGGGAACTGTACAGCCAGGGTCCCAAGGGCCACTGGCACACTTCCCCTGCCGGGGAAGCCGGCACAGAGGCACATCTTGATGGTCGTCTTGTCCTGCCTGCTAGGACCGGGAGTGGCAGCTTTCGGCTTCAACgtgaatgaaaacattttatgctACAGGTGGGAACGGCTTTCGCCTACCCCTCAATCTGTCAGAGAAGTT harbors:
- the SSTR4 gene encoding somatostatin receptor type 4; translation: MSAPATLPPEGEEGLETAWPPAANASQAPAEDAVAAGTGGSGAAGMVTIQCIYALVCLLGLVGNALVIFVILRYAKMKTATNIYLLNLAIADELFMLSVPFVASSAALRHWPFGPVLCRAVLSVDGLNMFTSVFCLTVLSVDRYVAVVHPLRAATYRRPSVAKLINLGVWLASLLVTLPIAIFADTRPARGGQAVACNLHWPHPAWSAVFVVYTFLLGFLLPVLAIGLCYLLIVGKMRAVALRAGWQQRRRSEKKITRLVLMVVAVFVLCWMPFYVVQLLNLFVTSLDATVNHVSLILSYANSCANPILYGFLSDNFRRSFQRVLCLRCCLLDAAGGAEEEPLDYYATALKSRGGAGCMCPPLPCQQEPVPPEPSRKHMPLTKTTIF